In the genome of Pelagibacterium nitratireducens, one region contains:
- a CDS encoding TrkH family potassium uptake protein: MDFRTIFSAIGALTAALGLAMLLPAFADLVVGNEDWLVFLTASLITMIFGAGLWASSTGHKSDLNLRQAFLMTVSIWVVLTIFGALPLYMSNLDLSFTDAMFEAMSGITTTGSTVITTLDTTAPGILLWRGLLQWFGGLGVVVMAIAVLPMLRVGGMQMFRAEAFETPDKILPAAAQIATAMVIVYCILTFACAVAYWLAGMGAFDAVVHSLSTVATGGFSTRDASLGAFDQPAIHYVSVVFMILGALPFVLYVGMLQGSFGQLFRDSQVRLFLYLIGLATVIVVFVQLTGDIARGEEAFRHGLFSVVSIMTGSGFGVADFSAWGPLAVSLFFVVMFIGGCTGSTSCGIKIFRFQVLARDLYQHIREIVFPSLVYVKRYNGRPLPDTVSTSVQSFVFIYFSSFLLLAVLLSLSGLEPLDSLGAAATAISNVGPALSPELGPAGSFAGVSDVTKWLLTLGMLVGRLEVLMVLVLFTPRFWRA, translated from the coding sequence ATGGATTTTCGCACGATCTTTTCGGCCATCGGTGCCCTGACGGCAGCGCTCGGTCTTGCCATGCTGCTGCCTGCCTTTGCCGATCTGGTTGTGGGCAACGAAGACTGGCTGGTGTTCCTCACGGCCTCGCTGATCACCATGATCTTCGGGGCGGGGCTGTGGGCTTCATCAACAGGGCACAAATCGGACCTCAATCTGCGTCAGGCGTTCCTGATGACAGTTTCGATCTGGGTGGTGCTCACCATCTTCGGGGCGCTACCGCTCTACATGTCCAATCTGGACCTGAGCTTTACCGACGCGATGTTCGAGGCCATGTCGGGGATCACCACCACCGGTTCGACGGTCATCACAACGCTCGACACCACCGCGCCCGGCATCCTTTTGTGGCGAGGATTGCTGCAATGGTTCGGAGGTCTGGGAGTGGTCGTCATGGCAATTGCCGTTCTGCCCATGTTGCGGGTGGGCGGCATGCAGATGTTTCGCGCCGAAGCGTTCGAGACGCCCGACAAGATCCTTCCCGCTGCCGCTCAGATCGCCACGGCCATGGTGATCGTCTATTGCATTTTGACCTTTGCCTGCGCCGTCGCCTATTGGCTGGCCGGCATGGGGGCGTTCGATGCCGTCGTCCATTCGCTTTCGACCGTTGCCACTGGGGGCTTTTCCACCCGTGATGCATCGCTGGGCGCTTTCGACCAGCCAGCGATCCATTATGTTTCGGTCGTCTTCATGATCCTGGGTGCTCTACCCTTCGTGCTTTATGTCGGCATGCTGCAAGGCTCGTTCGGGCAGTTGTTTCGAGACTCCCAGGTCCGGCTGTTCCTCTACCTGATCGGCCTGGCCACAGTGATCGTGGTTTTCGTGCAGTTGACCGGCGACATTGCCCGAGGTGAGGAAGCGTTCCGTCACGGGCTGTTTTCGGTGGTCTCTATCATGACCGGCAGCGGCTTCGGGGTCGCCGATTTTTCGGCATGGGGCCCGCTGGCCGTCTCTTTGTTCTTTGTCGTCATGTTCATCGGCGGCTGCACGGGCTCGACTTCGTGCGGCATCAAGATTTTCCGCTTTCAGGTTCTGGCGCGCGATCTTTACCAACACATCCGCGAGATCGTCTTCCCCTCTCTGGTTTATGTCAAACGCTACAACGGACGCCCCCTGCCCGATACGGTTTCGACATCGGTGCAGAGTTTTGTGTTCATTTACTTTTCGAGCTTCCTTTTGCTCGCGGTGCTGCTGTCATTGTCCGGCCTCGAGCCTCTGGACTCACTGGGCGCCGCGGCGACGGCAATTTCCAATGTCGGGCCGGCGCTCAGCCCCGAATTGGGACCGGCGGGAAGCTTTGCTGGCGTTTCCGACGTTACCAAATGGCTTTTGACCCTCGGCATGCTGGTGGGCCGGCTCGAAGTGCTTATGGTGTTG